The Oikeobacillus pervagus DNA segment TTATTTGAAACCAGGCGATTTACAAATGAAAGGTTGCGTTCAACCATTCGTGAGTTTTATAATGAGGTTCTGCAAAAATAGAGAAGGGAGTCGAAATGTTTAATGGCGAAAGACGATGTTATTGAAGTCGAAGGTAAAGTAGTAGATACTCTACCTAATGCGATGTTTAAAGTTGAACTTGAAAATGGTCATACAGTGCTTGCGCATGTATCTGGCAAGATTCGTATGCACTTTATTCGGATTTTACCGGGCGATAAGGTAACAGTTGAGCTATCACCTTATGATCTTACACGTGGTAGAATCACTTATCGTTATAAATAAAGGCAC contains these protein-coding regions:
- the infA gene encoding translation initiation factor IF-1, which gives rise to MAKDDVIEVEGKVVDTLPNAMFKVELENGHTVLAHVSGKIRMHFIRILPGDKVTVELSPYDLTRGRITYRYK